The following coding sequences are from one Wenzhouxiangella sp. AB-CW3 window:
- a CDS encoding SPOR domain-containing protein — translation MPWRWMALGLLLLNIAAGFGFLLSDPVVETDAPDMPPLAADVNQPPLVSEVSQFEPDASQAPACYSIGPLPTLLAQQRGEDRLRAFVSDLRLRQTTADHDRGWWVYLSTSSRSEALQLTRELAEADVEDYYVVAGGEMENAVSVGLFQSIENARRRQARMQELGFNAQMEVRRERIPQFWIDYRVTPGDEPPWRFILRASPGAQRMSIPCFTTSGDNATREPSA, via the coding sequence ATGCCCTGGCGCTGGATGGCGCTGGGCCTGCTGCTGCTCAACATCGCGGCGGGCTTCGGCTTTCTACTGTCCGACCCCGTGGTCGAGACGGATGCGCCCGACATGCCGCCCCTTGCCGCCGATGTCAATCAGCCCCCCCTGGTGTCGGAAGTCAGCCAGTTTGAGCCCGATGCCAGTCAGGCACCAGCCTGCTACAGCATCGGCCCCCTGCCCACGCTACTGGCCCAGCAGCGTGGCGAAGACCGGCTGCGTGCCTTTGTTTCAGACTTGCGATTGCGCCAGACCACGGCCGACCATGATCGCGGCTGGTGGGTTTATCTGTCGACCAGCAGCCGCTCCGAAGCGCTGCAGCTGACCCGAGAACTGGCCGAAGCGGACGTCGAGGACTACTACGTGGTCGCCGGCGGCGAAATGGAGAATGCCGTGTCTGTCGGGCTTTTCCAGAGCATCGAGAATGCACGTCGCCGCCAGGCCAGAATGCAGGAGCTGGGCTTCAATGCTCAGATGGAAGTGCGCCGGGAACGCATTCCACAGTTCTGGATCGACTACCGGGTCACCCCCGGGGACGAACCGCCCTGGCGCTTCATCCTGCGAGCCTCGCCCGGTGCCCAGCGCATGTCCATCCCCTGCTTTACCACCTCCGGGGATAACGCCACACGGGAACCATCGGCATGA
- the ubiA gene encoding 4-hydroxybenzoate octaprenyltransferase, giving the protein MSLEFRLRARIFASPAGPWLRLMRFDRPIGIALLLWPTWWGLWFAAGGVPSFRNLVIFTLGVIVMRAAGCVINDFADRRLDPHVSRTRDRPIPAGEITPRQALLLFFGLLAIALVLVLLTNRLTVLMAFFGALLAATYPFFKRFTHFPQLVLGAAFSWAIPMAFAAEAGTVPDLAWWLFAVNFLWTVIYDTQYAMADRDDDLKVGVKSTAIAFGRADVPILGALMGIVTALLVIIGLHFIPHPAWFTAVAITFMLFQIQLWRIRDRDPAVCFRTFLSNHWIGLVIFIGAALGGHAVQ; this is encoded by the coding sequence ATGAGCCTGGAGTTCCGCCTGAGAGCGCGCATTTTCGCCAGCCCCGCCGGGCCCTGGCTGCGACTGATGCGGTTCGACCGGCCGATTGGCATTGCCCTGCTGCTGTGGCCAACCTGGTGGGGACTGTGGTTTGCCGCCGGCGGCGTGCCCAGCTTCCGGAACCTGGTCATTTTCACCCTCGGCGTGATCGTGATGCGCGCGGCCGGCTGCGTGATCAACGACTTTGCCGACCGCCGGCTTGACCCCCACGTCAGCCGCACCCGTGACCGGCCCATTCCGGCTGGCGAGATCACGCCGCGACAAGCGTTGCTGCTGTTCTTCGGGCTGCTGGCCATTGCCCTGGTCCTGGTGCTGCTGACCAACCGCCTGACCGTACTGATGGCCTTCTTCGGCGCCCTGCTGGCCGCCACCTACCCCTTTTTCAAACGCTTCACCCATTTTCCCCAGCTGGTACTGGGCGCCGCGTTCAGCTGGGCGATTCCCATGGCCTTTGCCGCCGAAGCCGGCACCGTGCCCGATCTGGCCTGGTGGCTGTTCGCAGTCAACTTCCTGTGGACGGTGATCTACGACACCCAGTACGCCATGGCCGACCGCGATGACGACCTGAAGGTGGGCGTGAAGTCCACGGCGATAGCCTTCGGTCGCGCCGATGTACCCATCCTGGGGGCGCTCATGGGCATCGTCACCGCCCTGCTGGTCATCATCGGACTGCATTTCATTCCGCACCCAGCCTGGTTCACCGCCGTGGCCATCACCTTCATGCTTTTCCAGATCCAGCTCTGGCGCATCCGTGATCGCGACCCGGCGGTATGCTTTCGCACCTTCCTGAGCAATCACTGGATCGGCCTGGTGATCTTCATCGGGGCGGCGCTTGGGGGCCATGCGGTCCAATAG
- a CDS encoding type III pantothenate kinase codes for MAADWLIDLGHSRIKWARLDPAGQPAGFGSVALADRAELEPVLSAAPNSHLWVSAQTRPEAARWLVALAERHGLGMTKLTTGAAELPIKPSYDSLGCDRWLAVQWPWHQDQAALCVIDCGTAVTIDIVDATGKHRGGWIMAGLATARESLFDKAPGLPRSGEADTADIPACHSGQAIARGTLLQLVGGIERAVDATCATLGTRPGIWVTGGDSAAIMPLTRLQFGTDEHLVLRGLAMVARQC; via the coding sequence GTGGCCGCTGACTGGCTGATCGATCTTGGACACAGCCGCATCAAGTGGGCGCGACTGGACCCGGCCGGCCAGCCTGCTGGCTTTGGCAGCGTTGCCCTGGCCGATCGGGCGGAACTTGAGCCGGTGCTGTCCGCTGCCCCCAACAGCCACCTCTGGGTTTCAGCCCAGACACGGCCCGAAGCGGCCCGCTGGCTAGTAGCCCTGGCCGAGAGACACGGACTGGGTATGACGAAGTTAACCACCGGTGCCGCCGAACTGCCGATAAAACCGTCCTACGACAGCCTGGGATGCGACCGCTGGCTGGCCGTGCAATGGCCCTGGCACCAGGACCAGGCCGCCCTGTGCGTGATTGACTGTGGCACCGCCGTGACCATCGACATTGTCGATGCCACGGGAAAACATCGGGGGGGCTGGATCATGGCCGGCCTGGCCACCGCGCGCGAAAGCCTGTTCGACAAGGCACCCGGACTGCCACGATCGGGAGAGGCGGATACGGCCGACATTCCGGCATGCCACAGCGGCCAGGCCATTGCCCGGGGCACGCTGCTGCAACTGGTCGGAGGCATCGAACGTGCCGTTGACGCCACCTGCGCCACCCTGGGCACCCGACCCGGGATCTGGGTGACCGGCGGCGACTCAGCCGCTATCATGCCGCTGACCCGACTGCAGTTCGGCACCGATGAACATCTTGTTCTGCGGGGGCTGGCCATGGTTGCCCGACAATGCTGA